AATGGAAACGCGTCCGCGAATCATCACCCCATCCTCTATCCTTCCGTTTATCTCTCCCTCAAGATCTTCAAGCACCAGGTGATTCGCAAAAAGGATGTCTTCCGGTTTGCCAGTGTCCTTCCACCAACCCTTGACCCTCATCGCTTCTACACGACCGTATTTCGTCCTGATACCATCTATGGCCTCGGTGATCTCCAGCTCGTTTCTCCAAGAGGGTTTCAGGCTGTCAATGATGGGGAAGATGCTCTTTCTGAGGAAGTAGATGCCTATCATGGCGAGATTGCTCTTAGGGTCCTTAGGCTTCTCCACTATGGACTTGATCTCACCGTTCTCGTCCAACTCGGCAATACCGAACTTCTGTGGCTGATCCACTTCGCAGAGGGCCACCAGTGCCTCAAGGTCCGAGTGCTCGAACCGCTCCTTCATGTAGCGTATTCCGCCCTTGAGTATGTTGTCACCCAGGTAGACGCAGAATGGCTCGCCACCGATGAACTCCTCTGCACATCCCACGGCGTGGGCGATTCCCATCGGTTCTCCTTGGGTGATGTAGGTCATCCTCACCCCGTATTCCGAGCCGTCACCCAGCAGCGCCTTGACCTTGTCTGGCATGTTCTGGCCCAGTATGACGCCGATTTCAGTTATTCCCGCCTCTCTAAGATCCTCTAAGCAGTACAGGATGTTCGGCTTGTTGGCAATTGGAATGAGCTGCTTTGGCCCTGTGTGTGTGAGCGGCCTGAGCCTCGTTCCACTCCCGCCGGCGAGTATGAGTCCCTTCAGCTCTCTCCCTCCCTAGAACGCATATCCTCAAGTGCTTCCCTCAACGAGGTGATACTCGTATTTAATTCTGCTTCCACCTTTACTACCGAAAGACAGGAGATTCTGGGCCTTGGTGCTGACATACCGGCTTTCTCCATGCTCAAGGGCCGTATCAGATTGTGATCAAGATCAAAAACATCAGCTACCAGCATACCCAGCTCGTAGCGTGAGACGCACTCTCTTCCAGACAAATGGAAGATGCCTCTACCCTCACCCTCGAACATCGAGATCGTTCCTCTATCCTTGGACAACAGGTCAAGCATGAGGGAGGCGGCCTCCGGAGCGTAGGTAGGAGTGTTCCACTGGTCATTGAAGAGTGATACTTCCTCATTAGCTTTCAACCTGCGAAGGACCTTGAGGACGATGTTGTCCCGAACTGAAGTGCCCTGCCATCCAAAGACCACTGAGACTCTACAGACAATATTTTGGACTGACGCTTCAAGCACAAGCCGTTCTCCTTCCAGTTTAGTTCGTCCATATATGTTGAGGGGATCCGGTAAATCCTCTTCACGATACGGGGAGTCCTTCAACCCGTTGAATACGTAGTCAGAAGAGATGAAGAGCATGGGGCACCCAAGTCTCGCACAGACCTCGGCCACATTCAGTGTTCCCTCCACGTTGACATTCCAAGCCACCCCCGGATTTCGCTCACACTCATCGACATCGCTGACAGCAGCCGCTAGGATTACACCTTCTGGTTGGAATCGACTCAACAGATCATTCACCCCCTCCGGGTCCAGTATGTCCAGGCTTGAGCATGATATGACTCCGGGATCATTCGTCAGAAAGGTACCCAGTACATTCCAGCCTCTGGACTCTGCTTCTTTAATGATGTGGTAGCCGACCAGCCCAGAGGAGCCCACCACTGCCACTCTCCTCATGAGGAAAGAAATGGCCACTGATTGATAAAAAATTTCGTGGAGCCGTTGTGATCCCACATCGATTTAGAGAACTCAACAGGATTATATTGGATATCGCTTCTTAGGGTCTGGAGTTAGATGAATATCCTGGCCATCAACGGAAGCCCTCGAAAGGATGGGAGAACGAGCGCCCTCCTGAAATTCCTCATGGAGACCGGGGTAGAAATGGGCTGCTCATGCGAGTTCATACATCTGATCGATCTGGACATCGAAGACTGCAGGGCTTGCATGGTCTGCAAGGAATCGGGAGAGTGCGCGGTCGACGACGATATGAAATCTCTCTATGACAGGATCAGGGAGGCCGACATCCTCATGTTGGGCTCTCCGATCTACATGGGCGCGGAATCGGGGAGAATGAAATGCTTCCTGGACCGGTTGTATGCCTTCCTGGTCAGGAAAGAGGGAAATGGAGCCCCCTTCAACACCACCATGCCCCCTAGTAAGGGGATGCTGGCGGTGTTCACATGCAATAACGACCAAGGTTGCATTGTCTATGACGAGACTGCTTCAAGATACTCCAGGTTCTTCAGCGACCTGCTCCGTTTCCAGAAGACCATGGCCTTTGTGGTGCCAGTCGCAGACAACAAGGATATTGCAGAAAGTTGCTACGCCAGGAACCTCACCTCAGCAATAGCCAGCCTGATCCTGGGAGAGGATATGGTCTCAGAACAGCAGGTTGAGGAGAGGACGATTGAAGGTCGAGGGGTGGAGGTCTGGGGAAAGGACTTGATGTATTCTAATGAGGATGAAGAGGACCTTCTCTTCTCGGAAGATGAGATCCATCCTGCCCTTGAAGGACATCATGAGGTACAGGACGGTAGGGAAAAGAAGCATCCTCTCCGATGCCCACGCAGTCTGGCGAGGGAGAGATACCCTATGGAAGATGAGGAAGACGATCTATTCTCCGAGGATGACCCCTAGCTTCGAAAGGATTATCTGAGGTGTCTTCCTTCGCTGAAGTGGATGGAAGAAAAGGAACAGAGGATCAGGGCCTGCTCATACTGTGGCTCCACAAGGATCGAGCCTAAGATTCTATTTGGAGGACCGATGGCCCAACTGGACCACAAGGACGGTAAGTACTGGTGCCTTGATTGCGGGAAGGAGTCTGTCCCACTTGATTTTCATTCAAGCTACGAGGTCCAGGACTTTAGAGAATCTGCCGAATCGCAAACCCAGGATCTACCCGTGGAGGACTTCCTTAGAGTGCCCATCGTGCCCCTGAACACTGGACCCCTATTCAGGATGGGTCCTATGGAGCTCCCGATAGGAAAGGTGGCC
This region of Methanomassiliicoccales archaeon genomic DNA includes:
- a CDS encoding glucose-1-phosphate thymidylyltransferase, whose translation is MKGLILAGGSGTRLRPLTHTGPKQLIPIANKPNILYCLEDLREAGITEIGVILGQNMPDKVKALLGDGSEYGVRMTYITQGEPMGIAHAVGCAEEFIGGEPFCVYLGDNILKGGIRYMKERFEHSDLEALVALCEVDQPQKFGIAELDENGEIKSIVEKPKDPKSNLAMIGIYFLRKSIFPIIDSLKPSWRNELEITEAIDGIRTKYGRVEAMRVKGWWKDTGKPEDILFANHLVLEDLEGEINGRIEDGVMIRGRVSIGGDTLIKKGTVIRGPVSIGSGCVIGPDSYIGPYTSIGDRVIIKGGEIESSIVIEGTMIDCQVKIVDSLIGSASTIVSSNGRLPKGYRFVIGENCQVIL
- the rfbD gene encoding dTDP-4-dehydrorhamnose reductase produces the protein MRRVAVVGSSGLVGYHIIKEAESRGWNVLGTFLTNDPGVISCSSLDILDPEGVNDLLSRFQPEGVILAAAVSDVDECERNPGVAWNVNVEGTLNVAEVCARLGCPMLFISSDYVFNGLKDSPYREEDLPDPLNIYGRTKLEGERLVLEASVQNIVCRVSVVFGWQGTSVRDNIVLKVLRRLKANEEVSLFNDQWNTPTYAPEAASLMLDLLSKDRGTISMFEGEGRGIFHLSGRECVSRYELGMLVADVFDLDHNLIRPLSMEKAGMSAPRPRISCLSVVKVEAELNTSITSLREALEDMRSREGES
- a CDS encoding flavodoxin family protein, which produces MNILAINGSPRKDGRTSALLKFLMETGVEMGCSCEFIHLIDLDIEDCRACMVCKESGECAVDDDMKSLYDRIREADILMLGSPIYMGAESGRMKCFLDRLYAFLVRKEGNGAPFNTTMPPSKGMLAVFTCNNDQGCIVYDETASRYSRFFSDLLRFQKTMAFVVPVADNKDIAESCYARNLTSAIASLILGEDMVSEQQVEERTIEGRGVEVWGKDLMYSNEDEEDLLFSEDEIHPALEGHHEVQDGREKKHPLRCPRSLARERYPMEDEEDDLFSEDDP